In Streptomyces qaidamensis, one DNA window encodes the following:
- a CDS encoding UPF0182 family protein has product MPDRGGGPSGPRIRVGRPSRRVRTLLMTLGVLAVLGMAFTMFAGFWTDWLWYRSVEYSSVFTTTLWTKIGLFFVFGLLMALAVGFNIWLAHRLRPPLSAMSMEQQNLDRYRMGIAPYKKWLLFGITALVGLIAGASASGQWRTWLMWVNGVPFGEKDPQFKLDVAFYAFDLPWYRFLLGFGFAAAILSVIAAALTHYLYGGLRVTSPGARATAAATGHLSVLIGIFVALKAVAYWLDRYGLAVKSSDFRATDNWTGLRYVDANAYLPAKTILFCIAVICALLFFATIWRRTWQLPVIGFGLMVLSAILIGGLYPAIVQKFQVQPNEQAKEAPYVEKNLEATRKAYGIDGTKVTDYSGTGNTEDKTKLRDDVGSTASIRIMDPNIVSPTFQQLQQIRNYYAFPENLDVDRYAKDGKDQDTVIGLREINLAGIPKKNWINNHFRYTHGYGVVAAEGTSADAQGRPNFTESDLPSEGDLGTYEQRVYYGEKTTTYSIVGGPQKEIDYSDDNGEKTTSYKGDSGVNLSNSVNRAAYAVAFGEPQILYSGAIGDGSRILYNRTPKERVEAVAPWLTIDGDAYPAVVDGRIQWIVDAYTTTNGYPYSSRTTLGDTTADSLTATNDNRAVVAQQNQVNYIRNSVKATVDAYTGKVKLFQWDTKDPVLKTWMKAFPNTVEPKSDISKSLMDHLRYPQDLFKVQRELLTRYHVKDATTFLSGSEVWQVPDDPTNRSGSAVPPYYLSMKMPDQKAQAFSLTTTFTPTGRDNLSAFMAVDAEAGAGDYGKIRILKLPTNTTVNGPKQVQSQFNSQEDIAESIRLLRGGDSEVEYGNLLTVPLDGGLLYVEPVYVRGGGLKYPLLRKVLVTYGGQTAFENTLDEALNKVFGADGPAAEPPDEGDTTTPPPTSDNPTVQQALEDAQKAFDAGQEALKKNDWEAYGRAQKDLEDALQRAEDAQAAASRAGGSGGGESKPSGSPSPKPSS; this is encoded by the coding sequence ATGCCGGACCGCGGCGGAGGCCCTTCGGGGCCGCGGATCAGAGTGGGCCGCCCGTCCCGGCGTGTCCGGACCCTGCTCATGACGCTGGGCGTCCTGGCCGTTCTCGGCATGGCGTTCACCATGTTCGCGGGCTTTTGGACGGACTGGCTCTGGTACCGCTCGGTGGAATACTCCTCGGTCTTCACCACCACGCTGTGGACCAAGATCGGGCTCTTCTTCGTCTTCGGCCTGCTCATGGCCCTGGCCGTCGGCTTCAACATCTGGCTGGCGCACCGGCTGCGGCCGCCGCTGAGCGCCATGTCGATGGAGCAGCAGAACCTCGACCGCTACCGGATGGGCATCGCGCCCTACAAGAAGTGGCTGCTGTTCGGGATCACCGCCCTGGTGGGCCTGATCGCCGGCGCCTCCGCCTCCGGCCAGTGGCGGACGTGGCTGATGTGGGTCAACGGCGTGCCCTTCGGCGAGAAGGACCCCCAGTTCAAGCTGGACGTCGCCTTCTACGCCTTCGACCTGCCCTGGTACCGGTTCCTGCTCGGCTTCGGCTTCGCCGCCGCGATCCTGTCCGTGATCGCCGCCGCGCTCACCCACTACCTCTACGGCGGGCTGCGTGTCACGAGCCCGGGCGCCCGCGCCACGGCGGCGGCCACCGGGCACCTGTCGGTGCTCATCGGCATCTTCGTGGCCCTCAAGGCGGTCGCCTACTGGCTCGACCGGTACGGACTCGCCGTGAAGTCCAGCGACTTCAGGGCGACCGACAACTGGACGGGCCTGAGGTACGTCGACGCCAACGCCTATCTGCCGGCCAAGACGATCCTCTTCTGCATCGCCGTCATCTGCGCGCTGCTGTTCTTCGCCACCATCTGGCGACGCACCTGGCAGCTGCCCGTGATCGGCTTCGGCCTGATGGTGCTCTCCGCGATCCTCATCGGCGGCCTGTACCCGGCGATCGTGCAGAAGTTCCAGGTCCAGCCGAACGAGCAGGCCAAGGAGGCGCCGTACGTCGAGAAGAACCTCGAGGCGACGCGCAAGGCCTACGGCATCGACGGCACCAAGGTCACCGACTACTCGGGCACCGGCAACACCGAGGACAAGACCAAGCTGCGCGACGACGTCGGCTCCACGGCGAGCATCCGCATCATGGACCCGAACATCGTCTCGCCGACGTTCCAGCAGCTCCAGCAGATCAGGAACTACTACGCGTTCCCGGAGAATCTGGACGTCGACCGCTATGCCAAGGACGGCAAGGACCAGGACACCGTCATCGGCCTGCGTGAGATCAACCTCGCCGGCATCCCGAAGAAGAACTGGATCAACAACCACTTCCGTTACACCCACGGTTACGGAGTGGTCGCCGCCGAGGGCACCAGCGCCGACGCCCAGGGCCGGCCGAACTTCACGGAGTCCGACCTGCCCTCCGAGGGCGACCTCGGCACGTACGAGCAGCGGGTCTACTACGGCGAGAAGACCACCACGTACTCGATCGTCGGCGGTCCCCAGAAGGAGATCGACTACTCCGACGACAACGGCGAGAAGACCACCAGCTACAAGGGTGACAGCGGGGTCAACCTCTCCAACTCGGTCAACCGGGCCGCGTACGCGGTGGCGTTCGGCGAGCCGCAGATCCTGTACTCCGGCGCGATCGGCGACGGATCGCGCATCCTGTACAACCGCACGCCCAAGGAACGCGTCGAGGCGGTCGCGCCCTGGCTGACCATCGACGGCGACGCCTACCCGGCCGTCGTGGACGGACGGATCCAGTGGATCGTCGACGCGTACACGACGACGAACGGCTACCCGTACTCCTCGCGTACGACCCTGGGTGACACCACGGCCGACTCGCTGACCGCCACCAACGACAACCGCGCGGTGGTGGCCCAGCAGAACCAGGTCAACTACATCCGCAACTCGGTGAAGGCCACCGTCGACGCCTACACGGGCAAGGTCAAGCTCTTCCAGTGGGACACCAAGGACCCCGTCCTGAAGACCTGGATGAAGGCGTTCCCGAACACGGTGGAGCCCAAGAGCGACATCTCCAAGTCGCTGATGGACCACCTGCGCTACCCCCAGGACCTGTTCAAGGTCCAGCGGGAGCTGCTCACGCGCTACCACGTGAAGGACGCGACGACGTTCCTCAGCGGCAGCGAGGTGTGGCAGGTGCCGGACGACCCGACGAACCGTTCGGGCAGCGCGGTGCCGCCGTACTACCTGAGCATGAAGATGCCCGACCAGAAGGCGCAGGCGTTCTCGCTGACGACGACCTTCACCCCAACAGGCCGGGACAACCTCAGCGCGTTCATGGCGGTCGACGCCGAGGCGGGCGCCGGTGACTACGGCAAGATCAGAATCCTGAAACTGCCGACGAACACCACGGTCAACGGACCCAAGCAGGTCCAGAGCCAGTTCAACTCCCAAGAGGACATCGCCGAGTCCATCAGGCTCCTGAGAGGCGGCGACTCCGAAGTCGAGTACGGCAACCTGCTGACGGTGCCGCTCGACGGGGGGCTGCTCTACGTGGAGCCGGTCTACGTCCGCGGTGGCGGCCTGAAGTACCCGCTGCTGCGCAAGGTGCTGGTCACCTACGGAGGCCAGACCGCCTTCGAGAACACCCTCGACGAGGCCCTCAACAAGGTCTTCGGAGCAGACGGCCCGGCCGCCGAGCCGCCGGACGAGGGCGATACGACGACACCACCGCCGACGTCCGACAACCCGACGGTCCAGCAGGCCCTGGAGGACGCTCAGAAGGCGTTCGACGCGGGCCAGGAGGCCCTGAAGAAGAACGACTGGGAGGCGTACGGCCGGGCGCAGAAGGACCTTGAGGACGCCTTGCAGCGTGCCGAGGACGCCCAGGCCGCGGCGAGCCGGGCGGGCGGTTCCGGGGGCGGCGAGAGCAAGCCCAGCGGCAGCCCGAGCCCGAAGCCGAGCAGTTAG
- a CDS encoding tetratricopeptide repeat protein: MDVMGDKATLFETGRFVQPSSREDTETPDETGEIADEAAEELRQRLAAEAGDVEAMSVLGAMLLRRGDLDGAEPHLRAATAAGDRAAANNLGVLLHQRGYADEAAGWWRIAAVAGSTAAAHALGRHHRERGDEPAAEYWLRQSAEQGHTLGAYALADLLEHRGDAGAEQWMRVAAERGHREAAYRLARALDRSAAREADGDNGVQVPEEAEQWYRQAAARGHRRAALHLGTILERRGELKEAGRWYLTSAKDGEARAACALGFLLRDAGDTESAAVWWLRAAQDGDGNAANALGALHAERGETQTAERWYRAAMDAGDVNGAYNLGLLCAEQGRTPQAEQWYRRAAYAGHREAANALAILLLRGGDETGAEPWFSKAAEAGSVDAAFNLGILHAGRGEEQAALRWYERAAAAGHTEAALQVGMVRLRDGDEQEAERHLRCAAGGGSAEAAYRLATVLDARRPPEPAHELGEPVHRRSECEEWYERAAHQGHRRAQVRVGMLAAARGDVVEAARWYREAAEAGSRNGAFNLGLLLAREGSEPEAAVWWKRAADAGHGRAALRLALVYARRGELAEGQRWADRAVSLGPASVAERAERLRDALRQELSA; this comes from the coding sequence ATGGACGTTATGGGGGACAAGGCAACTCTGTTCGAGACAGGGCGTTTTGTGCAGCCTTCCAGCCGGGAGGACACCGAGACCCCGGACGAGACCGGGGAGATCGCCGACGAGGCGGCCGAGGAGCTGCGCCAGCGGCTCGCCGCCGAGGCCGGCGACGTCGAGGCGATGAGTGTCCTCGGGGCCATGCTGCTGCGCCGTGGTGACCTCGACGGTGCCGAGCCTCATCTGCGTGCCGCCACCGCCGCGGGCGACCGGGCGGCCGCCAACAACCTGGGAGTTCTCCTTCACCAGCGGGGGTACGCCGACGAGGCAGCCGGATGGTGGCGGATCGCCGCCGTCGCCGGATCCACGGCCGCCGCGCACGCCCTGGGCCGGCACCACCGCGAGCGCGGCGACGAACCCGCCGCCGAGTACTGGCTGCGCCAGTCCGCCGAGCAGGGGCACACGCTGGGCGCGTACGCGCTCGCCGACCTGCTGGAGCACCGCGGTGACGCCGGGGCCGAGCAGTGGATGCGGGTCGCGGCCGAGCGCGGGCACCGGGAGGCGGCGTACCGGCTGGCGCGGGCGCTGGACCGGAGCGCGGCGCGGGAAGCCGACGGTGACAACGGTGTCCAGGTGCCGGAGGAGGCCGAGCAGTGGTACCGGCAGGCCGCCGCGCGCGGCCACCGGCGGGCCGCCCTGCACCTCGGGACGATCCTGGAACGGCGCGGCGAGCTCAAGGAGGCCGGACGCTGGTACCTGACGTCCGCCAAGGACGGCGAGGCGCGTGCCGCCTGCGCGCTCGGCTTCCTGCTGCGCGACGCGGGCGACACCGAGAGCGCCGCCGTGTGGTGGCTGCGGGCCGCCCAGGACGGCGACGGCAACGCGGCGAACGCGCTGGGCGCGCTGCACGCCGAGCGGGGCGAGACCCAGACCGCCGAGCGGTGGTACCGGGCCGCGATGGACGCGGGCGACGTGAACGGCGCGTACAACCTCGGCCTGCTCTGCGCCGAGCAGGGGCGCACCCCGCAGGCCGAGCAGTGGTACCGGCGCGCGGCCTACGCAGGGCACCGGGAGGCCGCGAACGCGCTGGCGATCCTGCTGCTGCGGGGCGGCGACGAGACGGGCGCGGAGCCGTGGTTCTCCAAGGCCGCGGAGGCCGGGAGCGTCGACGCCGCCTTCAATCTCGGCATCCTGCATGCCGGGCGGGGTGAGGAGCAGGCCGCGCTGCGCTGGTACGAGCGGGCCGCCGCCGCCGGGCACACCGAGGCGGCGCTCCAGGTCGGCATGGTGAGGCTGCGGGACGGCGACGAGCAGGAGGCCGAGCGGCATCTGCGGTGTGCCGCCGGCGGCGGGAGCGCCGAGGCCGCTTACCGGCTGGCGACGGTGCTCGACGCCCGGCGGCCGCCGGAGCCCGCGCATGAGCTCGGCGAGCCGGTGCACCGGCGGAGCGAGTGCGAGGAGTGGTACGAGCGGGCGGCGCACCAGGGGCACCGGCGGGCGCAGGTGCGGGTCGGCATGCTGGCGGCGGCCCGGGGCGATGTCGTCGAGGCGGCTCGGTGGTACCGGGAGGCGGCCGAGGCCGGGTCCCGCAACGGTGCGTTCAACCTCGGGCTGCTGCTGGCCCGGGAGGGGAGCGAGCCCGAGGCGGCGGTGTGGTGGAAGCGGGCCGCCGACGCCGGGCACGGGCGGGCGGCGTTGCGGCTGGCCCTGGTCTACGCGCGTCGGGGAGAGCTGGCGGAAGGGCAGCGCTGGGCCGATCGGGCCGTGTCGCTGGGACCGGCGTCCGTCGCCGAGCGGGCGGAGCGGCTGAGGGACGCGCTGCGGCAGGAGCTCTCCGCGTGA
- a CDS encoding Fur family transcriptional regulator, with product MSDLLERLRGRGWRMTAQRRVVAEVLDGEHVHLTADEVHARAVAKLPEISRATVYNTLGELVTLGEVLEVSTDQRAKRYDPNAHQPHHHLVCAQCGAIRDVHPTGNPLADLPDTERFGFTVSDVEVTYRGVCPNCAAA from the coding sequence ATGAGTGACCTTCTGGAACGCCTGCGCGGACGCGGATGGCGGATGACCGCGCAGCGGCGTGTCGTGGCCGAGGTCCTCGACGGCGAACACGTCCATCTGACGGCCGACGAGGTCCACGCCCGGGCCGTCGCCAAGCTGCCCGAGATCTCCCGAGCGACCGTCTACAACACGCTGGGTGAGCTCGTGACCCTCGGCGAGGTGCTGGAGGTTTCCACCGACCAGCGCGCCAAGCGGTACGACCCGAACGCCCACCAGCCGCACCACCACCTGGTCTGCGCCCAGTGCGGCGCGATCCGCGACGTCCACCCGACCGGCAATCCGCTGGCCGACCTCCCCGACACCGAGCGCTTCGGCTTCACGGTCTCGGACGTCGAGGTGACGTACCGCGGCGTCTGCCCGAACTGCGCGGCCGCCTAG